From Amycolatopsis sp. cg9, one genomic window encodes:
- a CDS encoding 4-hydroxybenzoate 3-monooxygenase, producing MRTQVAIVGAGPAGLLLSHLLGLEGIDSVLLERQTAGYVQARIRAGMLEAGTVGLLREAGLGARLDVEGMEHRGIHLQWPGERHHLDFVDLVGRSVTIYGQTEITKDLMAAREKAGRPAYYSASDVTLHDVTGKPHVTFVDDAGRAQRVDADVVVGCDGFHGPSRASIPGAEIRERAYPFAWLGVLADVAPSADELIYAWHPDGFAMHSMRSPRVSRFYLQVAPDEDIAGWSDDRIWDALATRLGHPGWALETGPITEKSVLPMRSFVATPMRHGNLYLAGDAAHIVPPTGAKGLNLAVADVALLAKALTASLKDGTDELVDAYSDTALRRVWRCTHFSWWMTSMLHRHGDDFDAQLQLAQLRRTVTSAAAATELADNYSGLPL from the coding sequence GTGCGCACCCAGGTCGCCATCGTCGGCGCCGGCCCGGCCGGGCTGCTGCTGTCCCACCTGCTCGGCCTCGAAGGCATCGACTCGGTGCTGCTCGAACGGCAGACCGCCGGCTACGTCCAGGCGCGCATCCGCGCGGGCATGCTCGAAGCGGGCACGGTCGGCCTCCTGCGCGAGGCCGGGCTCGGTGCCCGGCTCGACGTCGAAGGCATGGAGCACCGGGGCATCCACCTGCAGTGGCCCGGCGAACGGCACCACCTGGACTTCGTCGACCTCGTCGGCCGGTCGGTGACGATCTACGGGCAGACCGAAATCACCAAGGACCTCATGGCGGCGCGCGAGAAGGCCGGCCGCCCGGCGTACTACTCGGCGTCCGACGTCACCCTGCACGACGTCACCGGGAAGCCGCACGTGACCTTCGTGGACGACGCCGGGCGGGCGCAGCGGGTCGACGCGGACGTCGTCGTCGGCTGCGACGGGTTCCACGGGCCGAGCCGGGCGTCCATCCCCGGCGCCGAGATCCGGGAGCGCGCTTACCCGTTCGCGTGGCTGGGCGTGCTGGCCGACGTCGCGCCGTCGGCCGACGAGCTGATCTACGCCTGGCACCCGGACGGCTTCGCGATGCACAGCATGCGCTCGCCGCGGGTGAGCCGGTTCTACCTCCAGGTGGCGCCGGACGAGGACATCGCCGGGTGGAGCGACGACCGGATCTGGGACGCGCTCGCGACCCGTCTCGGGCACCCCGGGTGGGCACTGGAGACGGGGCCGATCACCGAGAAGAGCGTGCTGCCGATGCGCAGCTTCGTCGCGACGCCGATGCGGCACGGCAACCTCTACCTCGCCGGGGACGCCGCGCACATCGTGCCGCCGACCGGGGCGAAGGGCCTGAACCTGGCCGTCGCCGACGTCGCCCTGCTGGCCAAGGCGCTCACCGCTTCCCTGAAGGACGGCACGGACGAGCTCGTCGACGCGTACTCGGACACGGCGCTGCGGCGGGTCTGGCGCTGCACGCACTTCTCGTGGTGGATGACGTCGATGCTGCACCGCCACGGCGACGACTTCGACGCCCAGCTCCAGCTGGCCCAGCTGCGCCGCACGGTGACGTCGGCGGCCGCGGCGACCGAGCTCGCGGACAACTACTCGGGACTGCCGCTGTAA
- a CDS encoding IclR family transcriptional regulator has protein sequence MVKRDSVLTRVVRIFETFEPDAPALRVTDIARRAGLHVATASRLVEELVGHGWLRRDTDRRVRVGVRLWELASRASPTLGLREAALPFMEDLHAVVGHHTQLAVLEDREVLFVERLSAPGAVVNVTRVAGRLPLHASSSGLVLLAHAPAELQEQVLGGPLDAFRRTTLTEPARLRRFLADVRRDGYAYCAGFIDEETTGIAVPLRGRGGDVVAALSVIVPSDDSARMQIPALRAAARGISRTLSQ, from the coding sequence GTGGTGAAACGCGACTCCGTGCTGACGCGCGTCGTCCGGATCTTCGAGACGTTCGAACCGGACGCGCCCGCGCTGCGCGTCACCGACATCGCGCGGCGGGCCGGGCTGCACGTCGCGACGGCGTCGCGGCTGGTCGAGGAGCTGGTCGGGCACGGCTGGCTGCGGCGCGACACCGATCGGAGGGTCCGGGTGGGCGTCCGGCTGTGGGAGCTGGCTTCGCGCGCGTCCCCGACGCTGGGGCTGCGCGAAGCGGCGCTGCCGTTCATGGAGGATCTGCACGCCGTCGTCGGGCACCACACGCAGCTCGCCGTGCTGGAGGACCGCGAAGTGCTGTTCGTCGAGCGGTTGTCCGCGCCCGGCGCGGTCGTCAACGTGACGCGGGTGGCCGGGCGGCTGCCGCTGCACGCGTCGTCGTCCGGGCTGGTGCTGCTCGCCCACGCGCCCGCCGAACTGCAGGAGCAGGTGCTGGGGGGCCCGCTGGACGCCTTCCGGCGCACGACGTTGACCGAGCCGGCGCGGCTGCGGCGGTTCCTCGCCGACGTCCGGCGGGACGGCTACGCGTACTGCGCGGGCTTCATCGACGAAGAGACCACGGGGATCGCCGTCCCGCTGCGGGGACGCGGCGGCGACGTCGTCGCGGCGCTGTCGGTGATCGTGCCCAGCGACGACTCCGCGCGGATGCAGATCCCGGCGTTGCGCGCGGCGGCGCGGGGAATCTCGCGGACACTCTCTCAGTGA
- a CDS encoding chitinase, whose translation MRRSRLSATLAAFVLALSGLVTGHAEAANLLANPGFEAGSLSGWTCSGATTVSTPVHGGGYALAATPAGADYAQCSQTVSVQPNTTYTVSAWVRGNPVYLGITGGASTWSGNSGAYNQLQLTFTTGNQTSAQLYLHGWYGAGTYYADDVVLDGPGGNTPGTPGAPGAPATGSITTNSIALSWGASAGTVTGYRVYEGSTAVATVTGTSATISGLKACETHSYAVAAYNSAGESPKSATATASTTGCVDTGLPKHALVGYLHASFANGSGYVRMADVPAAWDIIDLAFGEPTSVTSGDIRFTRCPVAECPNVESDADFIAAIKAKQSQGKKVVISIGGQNGQVQLTTTAARDKFVSSVSAIIDKYGLNGLDIDFEGHSLSLNAGDTDFRNPTTPVIVNLISALKTLKAKYGSGFVLTMAPETFFVQVGYQFYGGTSAGDARTGAYLPVIHALRDSLTVLHVQDYNSGPVMGLDNQYHNMGGADFHIAMTDMLKAGFSVANTGQFFPGLRPDQIAIGLPAAVSAGNGYTSPADVQTAVNCLVKGSGCGSYTLRGGTSPALRGLMTWSINWDKYYNWEFQNSHEPFLNSLP comes from the coding sequence ATGAGGCGTTCCAGACTGTCCGCGACCCTCGCCGCCTTCGTGCTGGCACTCTCCGGTCTGGTGACCGGCCATGCCGAAGCGGCCAACCTCCTCGCCAACCCCGGTTTCGAAGCCGGCTCGCTCTCCGGCTGGACCTGCTCCGGCGCCACCACCGTCAGCACGCCCGTGCACGGCGGCGGCTACGCCCTCGCCGCCACGCCGGCCGGCGCGGACTACGCCCAGTGCTCGCAGACCGTGTCCGTGCAGCCGAACACCACCTACACCGTCTCCGCCTGGGTGCGCGGGAACCCCGTCTACCTCGGCATCACCGGCGGCGCCTCCACCTGGTCCGGCAACTCGGGCGCCTACAACCAGCTGCAACTCACCTTCACCACCGGCAACCAGACCTCCGCCCAGCTCTACCTCCACGGCTGGTACGGCGCCGGCACCTACTACGCCGACGACGTCGTCCTCGACGGCCCGGGCGGCAACACCCCCGGCACGCCCGGGGCGCCCGGCGCACCGGCCACCGGCAGCATCACGACGAACTCCATCGCCCTCAGCTGGGGCGCGAGCGCCGGCACCGTGACCGGCTACCGCGTTTACGAAGGCAGCACCGCCGTCGCGACCGTCACCGGGACGAGCGCCACGATCTCCGGTCTGAAGGCCTGCGAAACCCACAGCTACGCCGTCGCCGCCTACAACAGCGCCGGCGAGTCGCCGAAGAGCGCCACCGCCACCGCGAGCACCACCGGGTGCGTCGACACCGGCCTGCCCAAGCACGCGCTCGTCGGCTACCTGCACGCCAGCTTCGCCAACGGCTCCGGCTACGTCCGGATGGCCGACGTGCCGGCCGCCTGGGACATCATCGACCTCGCTTTCGGGGAGCCGACTTCGGTCACTTCGGGGGACATCCGCTTCACCCGCTGCCCGGTCGCCGAATGCCCGAACGTCGAGAGCGACGCCGACTTCATCGCCGCGATCAAAGCCAAGCAGTCCCAGGGCAAGAAGGTGGTCATCTCCATCGGCGGGCAGAACGGCCAGGTGCAGCTGACCACCACCGCCGCGCGGGACAAGTTCGTCAGCTCGGTCTCGGCGATCATCGACAAGTACGGGCTCAACGGCCTCGACATCGACTTCGAGGGCCACTCGCTGTCGCTCAACGCCGGGGACACCGACTTCCGCAACCCGACCACGCCGGTGATCGTCAACCTGATCTCCGCGCTGAAGACGCTCAAGGCCAAGTACGGCTCGGGCTTCGTGCTGACGATGGCGCCGGAGACGTTCTTCGTGCAGGTCGGCTACCAGTTCTACGGTGGCACGAGCGCCGGGGACGCGCGGACCGGCGCCTACCTGCCGGTCATCCACGCGCTGCGGGACTCGCTCACCGTGCTGCACGTCCAGGACTACAACTCCGGGCCGGTCATGGGCCTCGACAACCAGTACCACAACATGGGCGGCGCCGACTTCCACATCGCGATGACCGACATGCTCAAGGCCGGCTTCAGCGTCGCGAACACCGGCCAGTTCTTCCCCGGGCTGCGGCCGGACCAGATCGCGATCGGCCTGCCCGCCGCGGTCAGCGCCGGCAACGGCTACACGTCGCCGGCGGACGTCCAGACGGCGGTGAACTGCCTGGTCAAGGGCAGCGGCTGCGGCTCGTACACGCTGCGCGGCGGCACGTCGCCGGCGCTGCGCGGGCTGATGACCTGGTCGATCAACTGGGACAAGTACTACAACTGGGAGTTCCAGAACAGCCACGAGCCGTTCCTGAACTCGCTGCCGTGA
- a CDS encoding AAA family ATPase, protein MSEPTVIELGPRDMLVVAGLPGAGKTTMLRHAATGLPVLDSDQVRERLGTAIPSVPYRCYRPVVHAWHRARIVGRALGVAGPIVVHEPSTRASTRALLAVVGAVSGRPVRLLFLDVPAEQALAGQRSRGRVVRPRSFARHVRRVGKWREDLLADRVPAGWSSVQVIDRSRAGRTRLVTRLLVELRS, encoded by the coding sequence ATGAGCGAGCCCACTGTCATCGAACTCGGGCCACGCGACATGCTGGTCGTGGCGGGTCTCCCGGGCGCGGGCAAGACGACGATGCTCCGCCACGCGGCGACGGGCCTGCCGGTGCTGGACTCCGACCAGGTCCGCGAGCGGCTCGGGACGGCGATCCCCTCGGTGCCGTACCGCTGCTACCGGCCGGTGGTGCACGCCTGGCACCGGGCGCGGATCGTCGGCCGCGCGCTCGGGGTGGCGGGCCCGATCGTGGTCCACGAGCCCTCGACGCGGGCCTCGACCCGCGCCCTGCTGGCCGTGGTCGGCGCGGTGAGCGGCCGGCCGGTGCGGTTGCTGTTCCTCGACGTCCCGGCGGAGCAGGCGCTGGCGGGGCAGCGCAGTCGCGGCCGGGTGGTGCGGCCGCGGTCGTTCGCGCGCCACGTGCGGCGGGTGGGGAAGTGGCGCGAGGACCTGCTCGCCGACCGGGTTCCGGCGGGCTGGAGCAGTGTGCAGGTGATCGACCGGTCCCGCGCGGGGCGGACCCGGCTGGTGACCAGGTTGCTGGTGGAGCTGCGTTCCTGA
- a CDS encoding serine/threonine-protein kinase: MSAPAELIAALPQYDIGAEIGEGGMGVVFAGVHRTLGRSVAIKQLPWDILNHAASSELFDREARVLASLDHPHIVPVYDYVRTGREHLLVMERLDGGTVHSRFHGDGVSGEQACAIGLAMLAGLHAAHRAGVLHLDVKPRNLLFSTQGVVKVADFGIARVISEGATLVTHGGEILGTPAYIAPEQAMGNALSPAADVYAAGTVLYELLSGRLPFDNTRGAISMMRQHMFTDPAPIAGVPMPIAGVVMRSLARELDARYREAESFAADLAAAATAVYGPGWLERSGVPVLHLPPRVIAGLNSPTGPTPPAAGLGAGAGGLGAAGAGGHGMAGAGGPGARAAGLGVPGADPARNRSGPRPGGPNPTLAATRAQLDPNLTGGAPGQTADPASGLQATVVWLRVGAGLAALALVVLALLNPGRLPHSASPTLNLGGTSVSAPVEVDLSKPLIFSGPGNPGPVAIDLSAAGIPLGSAETDAKPEGNGFTAELTLPGIARWIVGGAVTATVRTGPITQTFTLLTSQHPLASAMGAGSLILALFALAYLESGLRTIRNGHRWRGASVGGPVLGILFGAAVWLCVSVLRLHEPSPGFGAGCAVAGALAAGLVVAAARRRASTARPVRPSAA; this comes from the coding sequence ATGAGCGCACCGGCCGAGCTGATCGCCGCCCTGCCGCAGTACGACATCGGGGCGGAGATCGGCGAAGGCGGCATGGGCGTGGTGTTCGCGGGCGTGCACCGGACGCTCGGCCGCAGCGTCGCGATCAAGCAGCTGCCGTGGGACATCCTCAACCACGCGGCGAGCAGCGAGCTCTTCGACCGCGAGGCGCGGGTGCTGGCGAGCCTGGACCACCCGCACATCGTCCCGGTGTACGACTACGTCCGCACCGGCCGCGAGCACCTGCTGGTGATGGAGCGCTTGGACGGCGGCACGGTCCACAGCCGCTTCCACGGCGACGGCGTGAGCGGCGAGCAGGCGTGCGCGATCGGCCTGGCGATGCTGGCCGGCCTGCACGCGGCGCACCGGGCCGGCGTGCTGCACCTCGACGTCAAGCCGCGGAACCTGCTCTTCAGCACGCAGGGCGTGGTGAAGGTGGCCGACTTCGGCATCGCGCGCGTGATCAGCGAGGGCGCGACGCTGGTGACCCACGGCGGCGAGATCCTCGGCACCCCGGCGTACATCGCGCCCGAGCAGGCGATGGGCAACGCCCTGAGCCCGGCGGCGGACGTCTACGCGGCGGGAACGGTGCTCTACGAGCTGCTGTCGGGCCGCCTGCCGTTCGACAACACCCGCGGCGCGATCAGCATGATGCGCCAGCACATGTTCACCGACCCGGCGCCGATCGCGGGTGTGCCGATGCCGATCGCCGGGGTGGTGATGCGAAGCCTGGCCCGCGAGCTGGATGCGCGGTACCGCGAGGCGGAGTCGTTCGCGGCCGATCTCGCAGCGGCGGCGACGGCGGTGTACGGCCCGGGCTGGCTGGAGCGGTCCGGGGTACCGGTGCTGCACCTGCCGCCGAGGGTGATCGCGGGGTTGAACTCGCCGACCGGCCCGACTCCGCCGGCAGCCGGCCTCGGCGCGGGTGCCGGTGGGCTTGGCGCGGCTGGTGCGGGCGGGCACGGCATGGCCGGGGCCGGTGGACCCGGCGCACGCGCGGCCGGGCTTGGTGTGCCGGGGGCGGACCCCGCCCGGAACCGGTCCGGCCCCCGTCCCGGCGGCCCGAACCCCACCCTGGCCGCGACTCGTGCCCAGCTCGACCCGAACCTGACCGGCGGTGCGCCCGGCCAAACCGCCGATCCGGCGAGTGGTCTCCAGGCGACGGTCGTGTGGCTGCGCGTCGGCGCGGGGCTCGCCGCCCTCGCGCTGGTCGTTCTCGCCCTGCTCAACCCCGGACGGCTGCCGCATTCGGCGTCGCCGACGCTGAACCTCGGGGGGACCTCCGTTTCGGCTCCGGTCGAGGTGGACCTCAGCAAACCGCTCATCTTCAGCGGTCCCGGCAACCCCGGGCCGGTCGCGATCGACCTGTCCGCGGCCGGGATTCCGCTCGGGTCGGCCGAGACCGACGCGAAACCCGAGGGGAACGGCTTCACCGCGGAACTCACCCTGCCCGGGATCGCGCGGTGGATCGTCGGCGGCGCGGTCACCGCGACCGTCCGGACCGGCCCGATCACGCAGACCTTCACGCTCCTCACCAGCCAGCACCCGCTGGCCAGCGCGATGGGCGCGGGCAGCCTCATCCTGGCGTTGTTCGCGCTCGCCTACCTCGAATCCGGGCTGCGCACGATCCGCAACGGCCACCGCTGGCGCGGCGCGTCGGTCGGCGGCCCGGTGCTCGGCATCCTGTTCGGCGCGGCGGTGTGGCTGTGCGTTTCGGTGCTGCGCCTGCACGAGCCGTCGCCGGGGTTCGGCGCCGGGTGCGCGGTGGCGGGGGCGCTCGCGGCCGGGCTGGTCGTCGCGGCGGCGCGGCGCCGGGCGTCCACAGCGAGGCCGGTCCGGCCGTCGGCGGCCTGA
- a CDS encoding ArsR/SmtB family transcription factor has product MDEVFKALADPSRRRLLDVLNERNGQTLRELCAGLAMARQSVSKHLAVLEAAGLVTTTRRGREKLHYLDAAPINAIADRWMTRYDRRRAGALADLKRALESAPMNEFAYTTYINTTPEKLWQALTDPTFTRQYWGVSFETDWKKGSPMTWTESGAKTADPEQVVLESDPYRRLSYTWHTFTAEWANGNGIDGETLSKLQAESRTKVTFTLEPHGEMVKLTVLHDGFDDDSTTLAMCSQGWPALLSSLKTLLETGVPLP; this is encoded by the coding sequence ATGGACGAGGTCTTCAAAGCGCTGGCCGACCCCAGCCGCCGCCGGCTGCTGGACGTGCTCAACGAGCGCAACGGCCAGACCCTGCGCGAACTGTGCGCGGGGCTGGCGATGGCCCGCCAGTCGGTGAGCAAGCACCTGGCCGTGCTCGAGGCGGCCGGGCTGGTCACGACCACCCGGCGCGGCCGGGAAAAGCTGCACTACCTCGACGCCGCGCCGATCAACGCGATCGCCGACCGCTGGATGACCCGCTACGACCGCAGGCGGGCCGGCGCGCTGGCCGACCTCAAACGAGCACTGGAGTCCGCACCGATGAACGAATTCGCTTACACGACCTACATCAACACGACGCCGGAGAAGCTCTGGCAAGCGCTTACCGACCCGACCTTCACCCGCCAGTACTGGGGTGTTTCCTTCGAAACCGACTGGAAAAAGGGGTCGCCGATGACCTGGACCGAAAGCGGTGCGAAAACCGCGGACCCGGAACAGGTCGTCCTCGAATCGGATCCGTACCGCAGGCTGTCCTACACCTGGCACACCTTCACGGCGGAATGGGCGAACGGAAACGGCATCGACGGGGAAACGCTTTCGAAACTGCAGGCGGAAAGCCGCACGAAGGTCACGTTCACCCTCGAACCGCACGGGGAAATGGTGAAGCTGACGGTGCTGCACGACGGTTTCGACGACGACAGCACGACGCTGGCGATGTGCAGCCAGGGCTGGCCCGCGCTGCTCTCCAGCCTGAAGACGCTGCTGGAGACCGGCGTCCCCCTTCCGTGA
- a CDS encoding EfeM/EfeO family lipoprotein, whose product MVRSSDGRVRVPGSVRARWIVAAVVLAVVAGAAVVFWPRGAAAGDPEIAVSRSTCGTGWSAPKPGPQTFRLHNTGSVTAEVDLIDPATGVIYGEVEGLGPDTTRPLQVNLGNGSYAFRCLPEDAGAIVGPAVRVSGGAERTGPGVAPVTHNDLLGPLKAYQQHVATGLGELVANTGALKDAVHGGDRAASEAAWLTAHLTYERLGAAYDAFGDSDGALNGTADGLPAGPADAGFTGFHRLERGLWHGEDLGALAAVADRLDTDARALQASFGDSQVDGNDLGLRAHEIMENTLQFELTGRTDYGSGTNLATARANLDGTRAVLDVLRPLLTPRYPDLSKLDSWLTRTQAALDAAHRPDGSWPPLTQLSLRQRQKLNADVGELTELLAPIAAIAEPRRVS is encoded by the coding sequence ATGGTCCGATCGAGTGACGGGAGAGTGCGCGTGCCGGGGTCAGTACGTGCTCGCTGGATCGTGGCGGCGGTCGTGCTCGCCGTCGTGGCGGGCGCCGCCGTGGTGTTCTGGCCCCGCGGCGCGGCCGCCGGGGACCCGGAGATCGCGGTTTCGCGCTCGACGTGCGGCACCGGCTGGTCGGCGCCGAAGCCGGGGCCGCAGACCTTCCGCCTGCACAACACCGGCTCGGTGACCGCCGAGGTCGACCTGATCGACCCGGCGACCGGCGTGATCTACGGCGAGGTCGAGGGCCTCGGCCCGGACACCACGCGGCCGCTGCAGGTCAACCTCGGCAACGGCAGCTACGCGTTCCGCTGCCTGCCCGAGGACGCGGGCGCGATCGTCGGGCCCGCCGTGCGGGTCAGCGGCGGGGCCGAGCGGACCGGGCCGGGCGTCGCGCCGGTGACGCACAACGACCTGCTCGGCCCGCTCAAGGCCTACCAGCAGCACGTCGCGACCGGGCTCGGCGAGCTGGTCGCGAACACCGGCGCGCTGAAGGACGCCGTCCACGGCGGCGACCGCGCGGCGAGCGAGGCGGCCTGGCTGACCGCGCACCTGACCTACGAACGCCTCGGCGCCGCCTACGACGCGTTCGGCGACTCCGACGGCGCCCTCAACGGCACCGCCGACGGCCTGCCCGCCGGCCCGGCCGACGCCGGGTTCACCGGCTTCCACCGGCTGGAGCGGGGCCTGTGGCACGGCGAGGACCTGGGCGCGCTCGCCGCCGTCGCCGACCGGCTGGACACCGACGCCCGCGCGCTGCAGGCGTCCTTCGGCGACAGCCAGGTCGACGGCAACGACCTCGGGCTGCGTGCGCACGAGATCATGGAGAACACGCTGCAGTTCGAACTCACCGGCCGCACCGACTACGGCAGCGGCACCAACCTGGCCACGGCCCGCGCCAACCTCGACGGCACGCGCGCGGTGCTCGACGTCCTCCGCCCGCTGCTCACCCCGCGCTACCCCGATCTGTCCAAACTGGACAGCTGGCTGACGCGCACGCAGGCCGCTTTGGACGCCGCGCACCGCCCGGACGGCAGCTGGCCGCCGCTGACGCAGCTTTCCCTCCGGCAGCGGCAAAAGCTGAACGCCGACGTCGGCGAGCTGACCGAACTGCTGGCCCCGATCGCCGCGATCGCCGAGCCGAGGAGGGTCTCGTGA
- a CDS encoding Dyp-type peroxidase — MTGLPRRSFLRRAAMGAGLTVAAGAGLGASSAIDSAAPVPFHGRNQAAILRNPPTQTIVASFDVVAESKAELTDLFRAITDRARFLTTGGAPAALGISAPPADSGVLGPVVPGGDLGVVLGAGASLFDDRYGLAKLKPAKLKPMTTFPNDALDPTQCHGDLSLTLSANTTDTVLHALRDIARATRGGMQPRWRITGFSSPPRPAGTPRNLMGFKDGTANPTGSEVDSLVWTTGAGEPAWTAGGSYQVVRLIRMLVEFWDRVSLAEQENMFGRRRDTGAPLDGTEETDVPRYADDPIGTVIPLTSHIRKANPRTPETDASRILRRAVNYDRGVDSNGNLDMGLVFVCYQQDLERQFEAVQTRLADEPLTDYISPFGGGYFFALPGVTGPDDHFGRSLLA; from the coding sequence GTGACCGGCCTGCCTCGCCGCTCGTTCCTGCGCCGGGCCGCGATGGGCGCCGGTCTGACCGTCGCCGCCGGGGCCGGGCTCGGCGCCTCCTCCGCCATCGACAGCGCGGCGCCCGTTCCCTTCCACGGCAGGAACCAGGCCGCCATCCTGCGGAACCCGCCGACGCAGACGATCGTCGCGTCCTTCGACGTCGTCGCGGAGTCGAAGGCCGAGCTGACCGACCTCTTCCGCGCGATCACCGACCGGGCCCGGTTCCTCACCACCGGCGGCGCTCCCGCCGCGCTCGGCATCAGCGCGCCACCGGCGGACTCCGGGGTGCTCGGACCCGTCGTGCCCGGCGGCGACCTCGGCGTGGTCCTCGGGGCCGGTGCGTCGCTCTTCGACGACCGGTACGGCCTGGCGAAGCTCAAGCCGGCCAAGCTCAAGCCGATGACGACGTTCCCGAACGACGCCCTCGACCCCACGCAGTGCCACGGCGACCTCAGCCTGACGCTGTCGGCGAACACCACCGACACCGTGCTGCACGCGCTGCGCGACATCGCCCGCGCGACCCGCGGCGGCATGCAGCCGCGCTGGCGGATCACCGGCTTCAGCTCCCCGCCGCGCCCGGCCGGGACCCCGCGCAACCTGATGGGGTTCAAGGACGGCACCGCCAACCCGACCGGGTCCGAAGTGGACAGTCTGGTGTGGACGACCGGCGCCGGCGAACCCGCGTGGACCGCCGGCGGCAGCTACCAGGTGGTCCGGCTGATCCGGATGCTGGTGGAGTTCTGGGACCGGGTTTCGCTGGCCGAGCAGGAGAACATGTTCGGTCGCCGCCGCGACACCGGCGCCCCGCTCGACGGCACCGAGGAGACCGACGTCCCCCGCTACGCCGACGACCCGATCGGCACGGTGATCCCGCTGACCAGCCACATCCGCAAGGCCAACCCGCGCACGCCGGAGACCGACGCGAGCCGGATCCTGCGGCGCGCGGTCAACTACGACCGGGGCGTCGACAGCAACGGCAACCTCGACATGGGCCTGGTCTTCGTCTGCTACCAGCAGGACCTGGAGCGCCAGTTCGAGGCGGTCCAGACGCGGCTGGCCGACGAACCCCTGACCGACTACATCTCCCCGTTCGGCGGCGGCTACTTCTTCGCGCTGCCGGGCGTCACCGGCCCGGACGACCACTTCGGCCGCTCGCTGCTCGCCTGA
- a CDS encoding phospholipase C has protein sequence MDKRTRRRRRGLLGAGALASVATLAIVTGSAASTADAQPLNLFPAHWIPTSTPIKHVVVIFGENISFDHYFGTYPNAANTDGTPFTAAHGTPKVNGLDKKLLTDNPNAYNPKRLTHEQALTCDQNHNYGAEQAAFNGGKMDKFVEKTETDKCTGQPVLFGEPGLVMDYYDGNTVTGMWNYAQNYALNDNSFDTNFGPSTPGALNLISGNTHGVQAVDPVTHEPVSDAYAVQSPDANGVGTMINDPDPAWDDCSGKNHTSKDNLATMHGRNIGDLLNQRHVTWGWFQGGFRPTGTANGYAVCGRTHTNVGGNAVVDYSPHHEPFQYYPSTANPKHLPPSSVQAIGQTDRANHQYDVSDFDDALKAGSMPAVSFLKAPEYQDGHAGYSDPLDEQQFVVSEITKIQQSPDWKSTAIVLAYDDSDGWYDHVASKVINGSQDASQDQAVCTGKPAVLGGYADRCGYGPRLPLLVVSPYSKVNHVDHTLTDQTSVLKFIEDNWFTGRIGDSSFDARAGSLTGMFDFWWPRAKKVTLDPKTGAVAHS, from the coding sequence GTGGACAAGAGGACCCGCCGGCGACGGCGCGGCCTGCTCGGCGCCGGGGCGCTCGCCTCGGTGGCCACGCTGGCCATCGTCACCGGCTCCGCGGCGAGCACCGCGGACGCCCAGCCGCTGAACCTGTTCCCCGCGCACTGGATCCCCACGTCGACGCCGATCAAGCACGTCGTGGTCATCTTCGGCGAGAACATCTCGTTCGACCACTACTTCGGCACCTACCCGAACGCGGCGAACACGGACGGCACCCCGTTCACCGCCGCCCACGGCACGCCGAAGGTCAACGGCCTCGACAAGAAGCTGCTGACCGACAACCCGAACGCGTACAACCCGAAACGGCTCACGCACGAGCAGGCGCTGACCTGCGACCAGAACCACAACTACGGCGCCGAGCAGGCCGCCTTCAACGGCGGCAAGATGGACAAGTTCGTCGAGAAGACCGAGACGGACAAGTGCACCGGCCAGCCGGTGCTGTTCGGCGAGCCCGGCCTGGTGATGGACTACTACGACGGCAACACCGTCACCGGCATGTGGAACTACGCCCAGAACTACGCGCTGAACGACAACTCGTTCGACACGAACTTCGGGCCGTCGACGCCGGGGGCGCTGAACCTGATCTCGGGCAACACCCACGGCGTCCAGGCGGTCGACCCGGTCACGCACGAGCCGGTCAGCGACGCGTACGCGGTGCAGTCGCCGGACGCGAACGGCGTCGGCACGATGATCAACGACCCGGACCCGGCGTGGGACGACTGCTCGGGCAAGAACCACACGAGCAAGGACAACCTGGCCACGATGCACGGCCGGAACATCGGTGACCTGCTCAACCAGCGCCACGTCACGTGGGGCTGGTTCCAGGGCGGCTTCCGCCCGACCGGCACGGCCAACGGGTACGCGGTGTGCGGCCGGACCCACACGAACGTCGGCGGCAACGCGGTCGTCGACTACAGCCCGCACCACGAGCCGTTCCAGTACTACCCGTCGACGGCGAACCCGAAGCACCTCCCGCCGTCCTCGGTGCAGGCCATCGGCCAGACCGACCGCGCGAACCACCAGTACGACGTCTCGGACTTCGACGACGCGCTCAAGGCCGGCTCGATGCCCGCGGTGAGCTTCCTGAAGGCCCCGGAGTACCAGGACGGCCACGCGGGCTACTCGGACCCGCTGGACGAACAGCAGTTCGTGGTCAGTGAGATCACCAAGATCCAGCAGTCCCCGGACTGGAAGTCGACGGCGATCGTGCTGGCCTACGACGACTCGGACGGCTGGTACGACCACGTGGCGTCGAAGGTGATCAACGGCTCGCAGGACGCTTCGCAGGACCAGGCGGTCTGCACGGGCAAGCCGGCGGTACTGGGCGGCTACGCGGACCGCTGCGGCTACGGCCCGCGGCTGCCGCTGCTGGTGGTTTCGCCGTACAGCAAGGTCAACCACGTCGACCACACCCTGACGGACCAGACGTCGGTGCTGAAGTTCATCGAGGACAACTGGTTCACCGGCCGGATCGGCGACTCGTCGTTCGACGCGCGGGCCGGGTCGCTGACCGGGATGTTCGACTTCTGGTGGCCGCGGGCGAAGAAGGTCACCCTCGACCCGAAGACCGGAGCTGTCGCCCACAGCTAG